One segment of Gemmatimonadota bacterium DNA contains the following:
- a CDS encoding sulfite exporter TauE/SafE family protein — translation MDLEVLKTVVQLVSGALIGACIGMTGIGGGVLLLPVLTLGFGLPSTVAVGTAHLYSCLCKLPAVFFHFRQGTIRFRTSAYFLAGAVPVSVAVALWITGYAGDMDPADPAWQALQTNLRQFIAAVVILSGLLILWHMFMRPVSRAVKDRADQADRADQAGQQISARVTGAKIVLAVALGTVIGGLIASTSVGSGILIVPLMIIIFRLTAVDTVGSSIFIALSLTFTSSIIYAGSSQLDLAIAVTMAAGSLVGVPLGVRMSRKLPERYLQTTITGLVLAAGGVMLFGG, via the coding sequence ATGGACCTGGAAGTCCTGAAAACCGTCGTACAACTCGTGTCCGGCGCGCTGATCGGCGCCTGCATCGGCATGACCGGCATCGGTGGCGGGGTCCTCCTGCTGCCCGTTCTGACGCTGGGATTCGGCCTGCCGTCCACGGTGGCGGTGGGCACCGCCCATCTCTATTCCTGCCTCTGCAAGCTCCCGGCCGTGTTTTTCCACTTCAGGCAGGGTACCATCCGGTTCCGCACCTCGGCGTATTTCCTGGCAGGTGCGGTGCCCGTCTCTGTAGCCGTGGCCCTCTGGATCACGGGGTACGCCGGAGACATGGACCCAGCCGACCCGGCCTGGCAAGCACTCCAGACGAATCTGCGACAGTTCATCGCGGCCGTGGTCATTCTTTCCGGCCTGTTGATCCTGTGGCACATGTTCATGCGGCCGGTTTCCCGCGCGGTAAAGGACCGGGCGGACCAGGCGGACCGTGCGGACCAAGCGGGCCAGCAGATTTCTGCCCGGGTCACGGGTGCGAAGATCGTTCTCGCGGTGGCGCTGGGTACCGTCATCGGCGGGTTGATCGCCTCCACCTCGGTGGGCAGCGGCATCCTGATCGTGCCGCTGATGATCATCATCTTCCGCCTCACCGCGGTGGACACGGTGGGTTCCTCCATCTTCATCGCGCTGTCGCTGACCTTCACGAGTTCGATCATCTACGCCGGCAGCAGCCAGCTGGATCTCGCCATCGCCGTGACCATGGCGGCCGGATCGCTGGTGGGCGTGCCCCTGGGCGTGCGGATGTCCCGCAAGCTCCCGGAGCGCTACCTGCAGACCACCATCACCGGACTGGTGCTGGCGGCGGGAGGGGTCATGCTTTTCGGAGGTTGA